TTTCTGTATCCAAGTTACCACAACATGTGATTATTCAGCCAAGTGCCACTGAAAAACATGAGTCTTCTCTATCCATGTGTTGTCATGTTTGTTAAACGATTATTAGGCTCAATGGTTGTTTCGAAATTGTTTGACTGTTTTCCACTCATCTGATATGTCAACTTAATTTCCTGAGTGTTAATGTAGAAAGTGCCTATTCATATCCTGACAACACCGAGCTAATGTCCGAACGCATACGATGTACCTGAGGTCGTGAGGAATTCCAGAGAACATGGTCACCCACATTCTGTGCTGTATCTTCTACATGCACACGCACCGTCACCTTTCACTCACCGAAGCCACAATATGAAACAAATCCCCTGTTCACACCAGTATCAGTGCAGCACTCCAGCTTGTCAACATGCTacgtttcttcttttcttttctgttttgtacTGGGACAGCTTGTTCAAATCACACTTAGAAATGCCACTACTGGGGTTTGTTGCCTTTGCGTTCATCCTCAAGTGTGTGGTTCGAATGCATAGCCAGTGTAATGTGGTGGCAAAGCGGAGAAGGATTTATTATGCTTGCATGGGTAAAATAGTTAACAGGGTGACAGAACTGCACCTAAAGCATGCTTATTTTCCTAGAATCGATAGTCAGATAGACTCGTTAAAAGAATTACTGTTCTGTAAAACAATGAGCGTTGGTTTGACGTGTCACAGAACTCCGAAAGACAGAGGGCATGTGACTGGAGGGCGCAAGCCAACGATCAAGACTCAGTCGCCACTGACGTTTTCATGGCAAAGCATGAGGACAGGATTGTTTTTTAGAGCAAGCTCTAACTTTTTAGACCTTCTTCCTTTggtttttgattcatttagattAGATCAGTGTGCTCCCAACTTCAAATAGGAACAAATGGACAAGGTTGGAGATCGTTGTTACAGCACTGACACgtgatacacacatgcacaagacaCCACACATGTCAGCACACGCGCAGACATGTCGAGGTGTCAGATTCGCGGTATAGGACGCTGGGCGGCGAAGGCAGCACCGCTCTTCTCCGGGCTGAGGGACTGGTTCACCTCCCTTATGTATTTTACTCAGGGTGCCAAAATggggaggaggaaacagagcgCGACACGTGATTCACAGCAGAAGAAGCTGAGAAATCTTTCAGCGATGCTTTCTGGTGAAGAATCTAGGACAGACAGGTCCTCCACTGCGATACTGAAGTCTTTAAAATGAGTGAATATGAAGTATAATCCATTTCCTGTCAGTATCGCTGAACGTTACAGACACCGGTGGAGCCCTGGATAAAAGAGTCCAGTTATATATAGCTCATTAAGATAAATGATTTGACGTTCTCCTGTCGAATCCTCGTATAACTCTGGCCCGTTCTTTAGGCCTCTAATTCATCCAAGTGACAAAGTGTGGAGGGTGTTTAAGATTAAGAGCCAAATTATACAAAAAGTTCACCTGCAAATCTTGTTTTACTGCCATTTATGAATGGGATGACAGGTTCGCTGAAAGCTGGCTCTCTGCATTAGTATATCGCCGACTTCAAGATGTTCTGTGAACTGAGAATCtgcctttcctcctcttctttttccccCCCCACGCACCCACACCGGAGAAAGGCAGGCACATCAGGACAACAGAACCGAAAACCGTTTTACGACACAGAGCAATAAAGAACTATTTTGTGGAGAACCTATAGACCGAGTGAAGTTTCAAATGATTGGACACATGTAGTCGACTTACTCTTATGCAAATGCCAGTATTGCAAGACAAGCATTCAGTAGTTTATGGACAGCAATTATATGGCACCCTTTACTGAACTGCACGTTTTCATCAATTCCAAAccgagaagaaaaaaaacagaccctGCTTTGATAGAAAGTTCCGGGTCCTCGACACTTTGCATGTGAACTAGTGTTAGATCTATTTTCCTCTCCTCTATagctgtctttctctctgtctttccctgtTATGTGACCCCCATTTTTCTCCGCTCCCAAACCCTAAAACCCTTAAAAACCTTCATCTCCTCTCGGTTCTCCCCATGTGTCTTTgctttccccctttttcttccCTTCTCCTGTTtgtaagttttatttttgtaattgtgCATGTACAAGCGTCACTGACTCGATggatatgtaaaaaaaaatttaaaaaaaaaaagatttcagctGCTGAAGCCATGCAAAACGTTTTGAATTGCCCTTAAAATATGAAAGATGTTTTCTGAATGCTTTATATTCTTTctgctgtaaaataataaaaaaatgaaaaaattaagaaaactcGAGAACCAAGTTTGGAACgtctttttgtttcctcctttactaagaacaaaaaaaaacaagtcgtGCTCTTTTCAGCTGCAGGTACATTTCAAGAAAAGACAAATCGCAGATTTGTACAATATAGCTTTTAATTCCATTCAGCATACGGTGCTGTTTAACATGGACTTTGTACACAAGTATAGTTTCAAACAACGTAAAGGTGAAATTAAATCATTCTTAACTCCTCACACAATATGTCTCAGTCTTTCCTacctatatgtgtgtgtgagtacatgTACTAGGCGTGTACAAACAGGCATGATGTGGATTTTGTCTGCATTAGTTTGTTTGAGCCCTGTCTCTTGTGTGGAGCATTAACGCCCAGTTTTAAACACAATATTTCCAGAAGCACTCAGAATTCCCTGCTCTCTTCCTGAACTGCTTCCGGATCCCAAACACGTGGCTGAATGGATTCAGGAGACTTTGTTTCTCCAGTAGAACCTGAAAGAGTTCAGATGAACATTTTACTCacaactgttttattttgacattggTGACGTTTGTAGAAAACCCACCTCTCTCTTCATTCCTCTGGGAAACAGGCCTGTTGTTCTCCCACCTGAGAGAACGTGAAACACAACATTATGAGCTGGATGTGCACGTGAGGCATGAAGAGACGTGGTAGGATAACGGTTGAAGATGTAAAGAGTTTAAATACCTCCAACTGAACACTGATGTTTGATCTCATGCATGTTTCTTACCGTCTCTGTTCATCTCCCCAGATATGAGGGTGGAATATCTGAGACCAGCTCCGTCCTGAGGGGGGAAGTTTTgctcggagagagagagatcatcCAGGGTGGCGACTCCTCGGTCCTCTAATGATGCTGAGGACGACGGGAAAAAACAGGAGACACAGGGTATGCATCCAATGCTTTAACACTTTTGTCATGATAATAACTGTTATTTGAAAAGAGAGATGACATCTGTAATGTTTTAGGCAGAGAAATCCCGCATTTATGGTCCAGATGGGAGCTGAGACTCAGGATATGTGAATTGGGGAAGTTTCATGTACTAAATGTTTGATCAAGATATTGAATTAGTAAATAACAGGTGGAATGGAGGAGTTACTCTCCACTTACCAGGACCTGGATAGGGCATCTCAGCAGATTCTGTGATGGGGTGGCCCAGCATCGGGCCGGAGGCGGCGAGCAGGAAGGCCCAGGACAGGAGATAGTTACACTTCATGGTTCGTTGCTGTTGGAAGTCTGACTCTTCTGGAGGTCGCCAGGCGGAAGAAAAGACTTGTCCATGCTCTGCTGGTTCCAACTGGGTTATATAGTTTGAGCTGTagcctctcccccctcctcttccctttgACTGGCCACCACAGCCATCAGCAGCATCCACAGTCTCATCCTGTCTATCTACCAGTCATAAATCAGCAGGCAGTCACAGGTGAATTATAggatcaataaaaaaacaagtgcCGGGGCCCATGCTTCAAGGGCACGGTCATGTTTTACCAGCTCTTCAGCTTGATTGACTCTTTTCACTGACTTTGTAAATGCTGGTGTTTCTGATGTCACTCTCCGCGGCGTCCCTCAGGGGAGCAGGTGGGGAAACCGCCGCCAAATGACTAATGTTTTTTCGCGCCACCAGTTCATTAAACTCTCGGGCCGTTTGAATCGACTCGACTCAAAGAAAATCTCCTCGACAGGAGCTGCATACAAAGCAGGAAGAACTAATAAAACCATGTAATTACTTGCGCAGAGGTGCCGCGGAAATGCTAAAACGTTCAAGGCCTGGTCGTCCGTAAGGCGTCTGACATTTTAAGGCAGCGGAAGATTTTCAACGGGTCACTGAGTCAGGTTGATTCATGCACATTATTCAGAGGCCTTGTTCTGGGGAGATGTTATATTTGTGCTTTCACTTCTTTGTTGTCGTGCAGTAAAACTCTCCTGTCGGTTGGAAGAAAGGGggacaggtggagacagatATTTACAAAGCCACACTTTGCACCTCTGTATGTAATTTGTATATTTATGACACGTGTGACGTCAAGGTTCGGTGTCTTGTATGTTAATGATCCCCGATGTAACGACAGTGACATTTAATTTTACAGTCAGAAGGCCAGACTCTCCATTAGGTGATGCTGTATATCATGAAAACCCATTAAGATTTATGTTCTTGATTAATAGGCAAGGACCCGCTGCCGATCCCAGGTTATTCAGCCcctaaaataaatgttgtctcTTCCGTGTTTAAGCCTCATGCTGCTCCAGGAGAGAAGATTGATTCCTTTGTGGCCTCAGGTAGAAGGATATGAGTTAAAGGTCTTGTTGCATGCGTGTGCCGTTGATTTCTTTGGGCTGTTATGCAGAAAATTTGACGTTATaatttttgttgtgtttctgttttgtgtttttgaaaatttTAAGTCTGCACAGTCTGataaaatagacaaaaatgaCCTTTGTGCAGTCGTCTGCCACCTTGACGTCAAGGACTCATCACCCAAGAAGGTCCATGAGGACGGGGGGGCCCATTCATCATTcctaaaaatatttaaacacattttaaaatccttttcttgaagtaataaaaacaaatgaatacatcTCCTTAAAGTAAATATTCTCTTGATGTTTTAAAGCAATATATCAATGGAAAAACATGATATTATAAATGAACTTCTGCttcttaaatgttaaatgtaaatgtgaccaACTGTTAAAACACACTTGAATAACAAAGCAAAAGACATAAATGTGAGAAATAGTCCTGTTTAGATTCCTGCAGCGTTTACATATAAGCAGCATCGTCTTGTTGAAGGTCTCTGACCGAAGTGTTGCTTGGTCTGACTGGATCTCAGCTGGTGGGTGGTTTAAAACATAGAATACATTGTGCTCTGTAAGTGCTTCATtggttttgcaaaaaaaaaaaattctctatATGAAAACAAGACTGCAGCTgtcagatgaaaataaaacatatacttttttctgttaaaggttcaatgtgtaagatttaggtgaaagatctattggcagaaactgaatataaaataatcctagcgatgttttcacaagtgtgtttcatcgAAATTgtaagaatgtttttttctttaccctagaatgagccctttatatacaaatactttatatttgcctcaggagcaggtcctctctacggaggccgccatgttttttaacagtagcacaaactgtacaaactatatccttttgattttttatgacaaaaaaCTGattgaaggcttccacaggttctctgtcatgtttggaaggggagggtgaggtgagagctcttcagctgcaacttcaccactagatgtcactaaattctacacattgaacctttaaatttACATAcgtatattttacaaaatattagTTAAACATCTTTAATCAATTAAGCAGATGTCTTCCAAAGCAAAAACCCTTTAGCAcactttgttttgcttttgctgGTTCTATCCCTTCAGCAAGAAAACacaagggaaaaaaatggaaatggaaacaaAGGTACATTTTAAGTTTGGAGGATATTTGACTTTTTACAAATGTTGAAGCCTCACTGAGCTTTAGAGATTTTGTATCGTCATCACATTAAAGAATCATTTTATAATGGAACAATAATTTTCATCTTAATTAATATGTGCAATAGCAATGTGACATTTATGGAACAGCCTGATATGCAATACACACCAGTCATGATTCTATGACAGTAACGTATTTGCTCAGAGTTCAACACTTGGTATGTTCTCTGAACTTCGCAGGATCCATAAAACCTAAAGTTACACATTAAACCCAACAACTGTAATCAGTCACTCATCATttccagccagcagggggcaacATTACATGTAAAACCAAAGCAACACGTGCAAAATGATCCTGAAACAAATTCGTATTGTtcctccttcatcttcatcttcatcagtctTCAAACTGACAGAGAACAAATCACATCTGCAGCTCAACAACAGTCACTGACATCACCACTGACAGTCCTGAGAGAAGTGACACTTTTCATATTATTTCTGATAAATGACCGAGAACCTCTTATTCTCATGTCTATCAGAAGGTTCCAGGTTCTTCTCTTGGATTCAGCTGCAGAAAACGGTTCACACGTGTTTTGAAAGTATTTTCCTTCTTGATCTACTCAGTTCTTACATTCATTTAATTCACAGAGTCTATAACTTCACTGTGTTAGTTTGGAAAATCCATCTTCATCTGAGCAACTGGAACTTTTGACCAGTAAGGAGCTGCGTTCAACAACTGTTGGACAATCTGCCACTGAATAAGCGCACccacagcgtg
This sequence is a window from Paralichthys olivaceus isolate ysfri-2021 chromosome 6, ASM2471397v2, whole genome shotgun sequence. Protein-coding genes within it:
- the LOC109635111 gene encoding urotensin-2-like, which produces MKCNYLLSWAFLLAASGPMLGHPITESAEMPYPGPASLEDRGVATLDDLSLSEQNFPPQDGAGLRYSTLISGEMNRDGGRTTGLFPRGMKREVLLEKQSLLNPFSHVFGIRKQFRKRAGNSECFWKYCV